The Rhodospirillaceae bacterium genome has a window encoding:
- a CDS encoding SDR family oxidoreductase, giving the protein MDLGLKGKRAIVTGASRGIGKACALALAAEGARVCIAARNEIMLAEAVKQIDAAGGEGMYVSADLTDIEGCMAVVGACVENWGGVDILVNNAGAAGGGDILDLQVEVLTDALALKSFGYLRMAQLVIPHMQKNTWGRIVNIGGGAGASPGRGNMPTSIANATVLNTTRALSDAVSGDGIMVNVINPGVTNTERARDIHQARADKAGMSVEDLIKEVGSKLPAGRIAEPEEVARVACFFASEACSYVFGSSVYMDGGQRRATP; this is encoded by the coding sequence ATGGATTTAGGACTTAAGGGAAAACGTGCCATTGTCACGGGGGCCAGCCGGGGGATCGGCAAGGCATGTGCATTGGCGCTGGCGGCTGAAGGCGCGCGGGTCTGTATCGCTGCACGAAACGAGATAATGCTTGCTGAGGCGGTCAAACAAATCGATGCCGCTGGCGGCGAGGGAATGTATGTTTCTGCCGACCTTACAGATATTGAGGGATGTATGGCGGTCGTGGGTGCCTGTGTCGAAAACTGGGGCGGTGTGGATATTTTGGTCAATAATGCCGGTGCCGCAGGCGGGGGTGATATTCTCGATTTGCAGGTAGAGGTCCTTACCGATGCCTTAGCGTTGAAGTCATTCGGCTATCTGAGAATGGCGCAGCTGGTTATTCCCCATATGCAAAAGAATACCTGGGGGCGCATCGTTAACATCGGTGGCGGTGCCGGGGCCAGTCCGGGGCGTGGCAATATGCCAACCTCAATTGCCAACGCAACGGTTCTCAATACCACTCGTGCTTTATCGGATGCGGTCTCCGGCGATGGCATAATGGTGAACGTCATCAATCCTGGCGTGACCAACACGGAACGGGCGCGCGATATCCATCAAGCGCGGGCAGATAAGGCGGGTATGAGTGTTGAGGATCTCATAAAAGAAGTTGGCTCAAAGCTCCCAGCGGGCCGCATCGCCGAACCGGAAGAGGTCGCCCGGGTTGCTTGTTTCTTTGCATCCGAAGCTTGTTCCTATGTCTTTGGCAGTTCCGTCTACATGGATGGTGGGCAGCGCAGAGCGACACCATAA
- a CDS encoding SDR family oxidoreductase, which translates to MDLGLKGKRAIVTGASKGIGNACALALAGEGAKVCATARDEVLLAQTVKDIDAAGGEGMFVSAELTSDDGCKKIVDACVDKWGGVDILVNVAGAARGGDILDLPLEIIDEAMAGKSHGYLRLSQLVIPHMQKNQWGRIVNIGGRAGASPERGNIPTAITNAAIMNATRALSDAVSGDGILVNIVHPGMTNTSRVRTINQGRADKEGKDVEELLKELGSKLPAGRIAEPEEIARVACFFSSDACSYVFGSSIYMDGGHRRATP; encoded by the coding sequence ATGGATTTAGGACTTAAAGGTAAACGCGCAATTGTCACGGGTGCCAGCAAAGGCATCGGCAATGCGTGCGCTTTGGCATTGGCAGGGGAGGGCGCCAAGGTCTGCGCCACCGCACGGGATGAAGTCTTGCTGGCGCAAACGGTTAAAGACATTGATGCCGCTGGTGGCGAAGGCATGTTCGTTTCAGCGGAACTGACATCCGATGATGGCTGCAAGAAGATCGTTGATGCCTGTGTCGATAAATGGGGTGGCGTTGATATCTTGGTCAACGTTGCCGGGGCTGCGCGGGGCGGGGATATTCTTGATCTGCCGCTTGAAATCATTGATGAGGCGATGGCCGGGAAGTCTCATGGTTATTTGCGCTTGTCGCAGCTTGTTATTCCTCACATGCAAAAAAATCAGTGGGGCCGGATTGTTAATATCGGCGGGCGTGCCGGTGCCAGCCCCGAACGCGGCAACATTCCAACCGCGATCACCAATGCGGCGATCATGAATGCGACGCGAGCGCTATCGGATGCGGTGTCTGGCGATGGCATTTTGGTTAACATTGTTCATCCCGGTATGACCAATACAAGTCGGGTGCGCACGATCAACCAAGGCCGCGCCGATAAGGAAGGCAAAGATGTCGAAGAATTGCTGAAGGAACTGGGTTCGAAGCTTCCTGCAGGTCGCATTGCTGAGCCTGAGGAGATCGCGCGGGTCGCCTGTTTCTTTTCGTCGGATGCGTGCTCTTACGTCTTTGGAAGTTCAATCTACATGGATGGCGGGCACCGTCGGGCGACTCCTTAA
- a CDS encoding TAXI family TRAP transporter solute-binding subunit translates to MKNLYKIDIKSMLLASVAATVLSAGALVAMPGQANAADPHITLMGGQTKGSFNRVVSGWAAMITKQIPGVNASAKGSAGSNANIRAVQAGKSEMALAFASDLHDGAKGIGVYKKKTADVRYVSFVFASVGHFVVKVDSPIKRLKDIKGKTISLGGPGSGSAKNITKMFKHLGIWGTFKDVYAGKKSSDQLVNGKVAAYNWHPGVGSGMIRGTANATKIRLIDMDVEAKASGFYKKFPYFEPVTIPAGVYPGVDAPVKTFGTGALLVAHKSVPAATVYKILKQAYSAEGRKFLTSAIGGRVKQMTIANGNRNLVAPLHPGAAKFWKEMGKKVM, encoded by the coding sequence ATGAAAAATCTCTATAAAATAGATATTAAATCCATGTTGTTGGCCTCAGTTGCAGCAACAGTCCTCTCTGCGGGCGCTTTGGTTGCGATGCCGGGTCAGGCAAATGCGGCTGATCCCCACATCACCCTTATGGGTGGTCAAACGAAGGGTTCCTTTAACCGCGTCGTCAGTGGTTGGGCGGCAATGATCACCAAGCAGATTCCAGGTGTTAACGCTTCAGCCAAAGGCAGTGCAGGCTCAAACGCAAATATTCGCGCGGTTCAGGCGGGCAAGTCCGAAATGGCGTTGGCTTTTGCCAGTGACCTTCACGACGGTGCCAAGGGGATCGGCGTCTACAAAAAGAAAACCGCTGACGTTCGGTACGTGTCATTTGTTTTCGCGTCGGTCGGCCACTTTGTGGTTAAGGTCGACAGCCCCATCAAACGGTTGAAAGACATCAAAGGAAAAACCATTTCTTTGGGTGGTCCGGGTTCGGGCTCAGCCAAGAACATCACTAAGATGTTTAAGCATTTGGGCATTTGGGGCACCTTCAAGGACGTCTATGCTGGCAAGAAAAGCTCTGATCAGTTGGTCAACGGCAAGGTTGCTGCCTACAACTGGCACCCCGGTGTCGGCAGTGGCATGATCCGCGGCACGGCGAACGCCACCAAGATCAGGCTGATCGACATGGATGTCGAAGCAAAGGCCAGCGGGTTCTATAAGAAGTTCCCTTATTTTGAGCCTGTAACAATTCCTGCCGGGGTCTATCCTGGTGTTGATGCGCCTGTCAAAACGTTCGGGACTGGTGCGTTGTTGGTTGCCCATAAAAGCGTTCCAGCTGCGACGGTTTATAAAATCCTCAAGCAGGCCTATTCGGCGGAAGGTCGGAAATTCCTGACGTCTGCCATCGGTGGTCGGGTTAAGCAGATGACCATCGCCAACGGCAACAGAAATCTGGTTGCACCGCTGCATCCGGGTGCTGCTAAGTTCTGGAAAGAAATGGGTAAGAAAGTAATGTAG
- a CDS encoding aldolase has protein sequence MTNTENPIKNQLKLRLAAGDVSLVMRIKMSRTVEIVGIAQAAGYHGIYIDMQHNTMSLDTASQICSAAVFAGITPLVRVPEIAPTMIGRLLDGGALGIIVPDVISADMAREAVNLCRMPPFGDRSIGGPIPLTGYQPLPGAQISQIVNDETMVLAQLESGDAIDQAEAIAAVDGIDALFIGSSDLTLSLGIPGQFTHEKTQDCFKRAIDAAHKNGKHMFIGGIADPEIARIYVEMGAAPCFFPGADSQLLLKAAKEAGAAFNALAKK, from the coding sequence GTGACGAACACCGAAAACCCGATCAAAAACCAGCTTAAGTTACGCTTGGCTGCAGGCGATGTTTCCCTCGTCATGCGGATAAAAATGTCGCGAACCGTCGAAATCGTCGGCATCGCGCAAGCCGCCGGATATCACGGTATTTACATAGACATGCAGCACAACACCATGTCGTTGGATACCGCATCGCAAATTTGTTCCGCCGCTGTGTTCGCGGGAATCACGCCGTTGGTTCGTGTGCCTGAGATCGCCCCAACGATGATTGGCAGGCTGCTGGATGGCGGTGCTTTGGGCATCATCGTTCCCGATGTGATCAGCGCCGACATGGCCCGTGAAGCGGTCAATTTATGCCGCATGCCGCCATTTGGTGACAGGTCCATCGGCGGCCCGATCCCGCTGACCGGGTATCAACCCTTGCCGGGTGCTCAAATTTCGCAAATTGTGAATGACGAAACCATGGTCCTCGCCCAGCTGGAAAGCGGTGACGCCATCGATCAAGCAGAGGCCATTGCAGCCGTGGACGGCATCGATGCCTTGTTTATCGGCTCCAGCGACCTGACCCTGTCGCTCGGCATTCCCGGTCAGTTCACCCATGAGAAAACCCAAGACTGCTTTAAGCGCGCTATCGACGCCGCACACAAAAACGGCAAGCACATGTTCATTGGTGGGATCGCTGATCCGGAGATCGCCAGAATCTATGTCGAAATGGGTGCTGCGCCGTGCTTCTTCCCAGGGGCAGACTCACAGCTCCTCCTCAAGGCCGCGAAGGAAGCTGGGGCCGCATTCAATGCGCTGGCGAAAAAGTAA